A genome region from Chloroflexota bacterium includes the following:
- a CDS encoding radical SAM protein, with the protein MISISRLLCDAVGPGDSLRYDRGHQADRQRPIVVWNCTRKCNLCCVHCYSSAGEQDPAGVLTTEQAKSFIHDLADFGVPVILFSGGEPLLRQDIFKLAHFAREQGMRTVLSTNGTLISESLANEIRNASFAEVGISLDGIGAKNDRFRGKKGAYKAALQGIRTCVVLGLRVSLRLTITRYNYMAIPAIFDLVEREGVERICFYHLAYAGRAGKLIRDDLSHSQTRAVVDLICDRTIDLYQRGLTKEVLTVDNHADGVYLYLKLQRQDPARAEKVLALLRANGGNNSGIRIGAVDELGNVHADQFWQHYSFGNVRQRKFGDIWLDTSDLLMRRLKDRKGLLKGRCARCQYLELCNGNLRVRAEAVSGDIWAEDPACYLTDSEIGLVQ; encoded by the coding sequence ATGATTTCAATTTCAAGGCTGCTCTGTGATGCCGTAGGGCCGGGTGACAGCCTTCGCTACGACAGAGGACACCAAGCCGATAGGCAACGACCTATCGTCGTCTGGAACTGCACCAGGAAATGCAATCTTTGTTGTGTCCATTGTTACAGTAGCGCCGGCGAACAAGACCCTGCTGGAGTTTTAACTACCGAGCAGGCAAAATCATTCATCCACGACCTGGCAGATTTCGGTGTACCCGTAATTCTCTTTTCCGGCGGTGAGCCTTTGCTCAGACAGGATATCTTCAAGCTAGCCCACTTTGCCAGAGAACAAGGGATGAGGACTGTCCTGTCAACGAATGGCACTCTTATCTCCGAGAGTTTGGCCAATGAAATAAGAAATGCCAGCTTCGCCGAGGTTGGCATAAGTCTGGATGGCATAGGTGCTAAAAACGACCGATTTCGGGGCAAAAAGGGCGCCTACAAAGCTGCTTTACAAGGTATCCGAACCTGTGTCGTTCTGGGACTAAGAGTCTCCTTGAGATTGACCATTACTCGCTACAACTATATGGCAATACCAGCTATCTTCGACCTGGTGGAAAGAGAGGGGGTAGAGCGAATCTGTTTTTACCATCTTGCCTATGCGGGACGAGCAGGCAAGTTAATCAGAGACGACTTAAGCCATTCCCAAACCAGGGCAGTAGTTGATTTAATCTGTGACCGCACCATAGACCTTTATCAGCGTGGACTTACCAAAGAAGTCCTTACCGTGGACAATCACGCCGATGGCGTTTATCTTTACCTTAAGCTGCAGAGACAAGACCCGGCACGTGCTGAGAAAGTATTGGCTTTGCTCCGAGCCAATGGCGGCAATAATTCAGGCATCCGCATAGGAGCAGTTGACGAACTGGGGAATGTTCACGCCGACCAATTCTGGCAGCACTACTCATTCGGCAACGTGCGCCAGCGTAAATTCGGCGATATCTGGCTGGATACTTCAGACCTGCTGATGCGCCGACTCAAAGACAGAAAGGGATTACTCAAAGGACGCTGTGCCAGATGCCAGTACCTCGAGTTGTGCAATGGCAACCTACGGGTGCGTGCTGAGGCCGTTTCCGGCGACATCTGGGCTGAAGACCCGGCATGTTATTTGACTGATAGCGAGATCGGACTTGTTCAATGA